From the genome of Papaver somniferum cultivar HN1 chromosome 2, ASM357369v1, whole genome shotgun sequence, one region includes:
- the LOC113349273 gene encoding 12-oxophytodienoate reductase 1-like translates to METIPLLKPYKMGNYQLAHRVVLAPLTRSRSYGNVPQPHAALYYSQRTTNGGLLITEATGVSETAQGYPETPGIWTKEHVEAWKPIVQAVHDKGGIFFCQIWHVGRVSTYDYQPNGKAPISCTDKGCTPGLYGVDWPAPHRLRIDEIAQVINDFKVAARYAIEAGFDGVEVHGANGYLLDQFMKDTVNDRTDEYGGTLEKRCSFPLEVVKAVIDEIGADKVGIRLSPFADYMETGDSNPDALGLFMAESLNKLGILYLHVIEPRMVTMAEAQETPHSSLPMRKAFKGSFISAGGYKKDDGNKVVEEDHADLIAYGRLFLANPDLPKRFAIDAPLNKYNRDTFYIPDPVVGYTDYPFLDQGN, encoded by the exons ATGGAAACAATTCCACTACTCAAACCTTACAAAATGGGAAATTATCAACTCGCCCACAG gGTTGTTTTGGCACCTCTAACAAGAAGTAGGTCTTATGGAAACGTACCCCAACCACATGCGGCCCTGTATTACTCGCAAAGAACCACTAATGGAGGTCTTCTTATTACTGAAGCTACTGGAGTATCTGAAACAGCTCAAGG GTATCCAGAAACACCAGGAATTTGGACCAAAGAGCATGTAGAAGCATGGAAACCAATTGTACAAGCTGTTCATGACAAGGGTGGCATTTTCTTTTGCCAGATTTGGCATGTAGGCAGAGTCTCCACTTATG ACTACCAGCCTAATGGGAAAGCTCCAATTTCTTGCACCGATAAGGGATGTACACCCGGCCTTTACGGAGTGGATTGGCCAGCTCCCCATCGATTGAGGATTGATGAAATCGCACAAGTCATCAATGATTTTAAGGTTGCTGCAAGATATGCGATTGAAGCAG GCTTTGATGGAGTTGAGGTCCATGGCGCAAATGGTTACCTTCTCGATCAATTCATGAAGGATACAGTGAACGACAGAACAGACGAGTACGGCGGAACCTTAGAGAAACGATGCAGCTTTCCTCTAGAAGTTGTTAAAGCCGTCATTGATGAAATTGGAGCAGATAAAGTCGGAATAAGGCTATCTCCTTTCGCAGATTACATGGAAACAGGTGACTCAAACCCTGACGCTCTTGGCCTATTCATGGCCGAATCATTAAACAAACTCGGAATTTTATACCTTCATGTGATAGAGCCTAGGATGGTCACCATGGCAGAGGCTCAAGAAACTCCTCATAGTAGTTTACCAATGAGGAAAGCTTTTAAGGGAAGTTTCATTTCAGCTGGAGGTTATAAGAAAGATGACGGAAACAAAGTCGtggaagaggatcatgctgatcTCATTGCATATGGTCGCTTGTTTTTGGCTAACCCGGATTTGCCTAAACGGTTTGCCATTGATGCACCTCTTAATAAGTATAACCGTGATACGTTTTACATACCTGACCCAGTTGTTGGTTACACGGATTACCCATTTCTAGATCAAGGTAACTAG